A genomic region of Trifolium pratense cultivar HEN17-A07 linkage group LG3, ARS_RC_1.1, whole genome shotgun sequence contains the following coding sequences:
- the LOC123915194 gene encoding disease resistance protein At4g27190-like: MAQMDMNEGSREMTWQLSPPMCRLYYSRINKGNIPNSLDYELTRIRLDNVNRRRWKILVATRNEHVCNLMDCQKKIHLGLLSEDESWTLFQKLARIDDEFCELLDEDYHIPIEDLMRYAIGLRLGRTYSLQSTRNLVQAHINKLLDSCLLMHGCVKMHDMVRDIALWISRRSDNHKILVSIDKLEDASLRDCFAASSWWYNKNPIFRQWHSPSLKILLLNINESRSWNSLDISHLTFEGIEELKVFSVTIDYYTSQIIPLLLPPSTHLLTNVRTLRLNGFKFGDISFITSLTRLEVLDLRRSHFNEFPNKIGELKRLKLIDLSLCHIFQKTYNGAIGKCLQLEELYTSTSYPKAYFHEITVDIVTLPKLQRFVLNHPITPEGKKVIQVEDFNISKLKAFKKNIMQIAETISFISLNGGCKNIIPDMVGVVGGMNGLTSLHLASCQKIECIFDATYDFNEDNLICNLVKLRLQRMENLTQLCRDPPMQVLRYLEKLEELEIQHCIWLCNIFPSECTLRNLKILNLSDCGSGEVLFSASLAQSMQQLEQLKISGCNELKHIIGASGNEHSGCNTNEEIIPTQMNSHFLMTKLRDVDIFNCKSLESIFPICYVEGLAQLQKMCISRAPKLEYVLVKVIRNTFHHTNTKTMSCFLIWKLSNRFILTISLALCPENCQAKWPSQSMKMLVILGCPKLAIPWFNLKDDQRQHHLKEIWSFQCLQRLTVGDCDELKFLLSMETHGSLQELMYLRVYDCQELKQIVAENEELVQLPIAELYFSKLKEIEVYNCNKLKSLFPLSMVTMLPQLRTLYLSRSCC; the protein is encoded by the exons ATGGCACAAATGGATATGAATGAAGGTTCTAGAGAAATGACATGGCAGTTGTCTCCTCCCATGTGCAGATTGTACTATTCTAGGATAAACAAAGGGAATATACCTAACTCTTTGGACTATGAATTGACAA GAATTCGCTTAGACAATGTTAATAGACGCAGATGGAAAATTCTTGTAGCAACTCGTAATGAACATGTTTGTAATTTAATGGATTGTCAAAAGAAAATTCATCTGGGGCTCTTGTCCGAAGATGAATCTTGGACTTTATTCCAAAAACTTGCAAGAATTGATGATGAATTCTGTGAGCTATTAGATG AAGATTATCATATCCCAATAGAAGATTTAATGAGGTATGCAATTGGACTACGTCTAGGAAGAACATACTCGTTACAATCAACAAGGAACTTGGTCCAAGCACACATAAACAAACTTTTGGATTCTTGTTTGCTGATGCATGGTTGCGTGAAGATGCATGACATGGTTCGTGACATAGCCTTATGGATATCAAGAAGATCAGATAATCACAAAATTCTGGTAAGCATTGACAAACTCGAGGATGCTAGTTTAAGAGATTGTTTTGCAGCATCCTcatggtggtataacaaaaatccaatttttcgTCAATGGCATTCCCCAAGCCTTAAAATTCTATTGCTAAATATAAATGAGAGTAGATCATGGAATTCCCTGGATATATCTCATTTAACATTTGAAGGAATAGAAGAGCTCAAGGTTTTTTCAGTGACCATTGATTACTATACTTCCCAAATAATACCATTATTATTGCCACCATCAACCCACTTGTTAACAAATGTTCGAACTCTGCGCTTGAATGGATTCAAGTTTGGTGACATTTCTTTCATAACAAGCTTAACAAGACTTGAGGTTCTTGACTTGCGACGTTCTCACTTCAATGAATTTCCTAACAAAATAGGAGAACTCAAAAGGCTGAAGCTAATAGATTTATCACTCTGTCATATTTTCCAAAAAACCTATAATGGAGCAATTGGAAAATGTTTACAACTTGAAGAGTTGTACACTTCGACAAGCTACCCAAAAGCATACTTTCATGAGATCACTGTGGACATTGTTACTCTTCCAAAGTTGCAGAGGTTTGTACTAAATCATCCAATCACACCAGAAGGGAAAAAAGTTATTCAGGTAGAAGATTTTAATATCTCCAAGTTGAAGGCATTCAAAAAGAATATTATGCAAATAGCTGAAACAATTTCTTTTATAAGCCTCAATGGAGGATGTAAGAATATCATCCCAGATATGGTTGGAGTTGTGGGAGGCATGAATGGTTTGACTTCCCTCCATCTTGCAAGTTGCCAAAAGATAGAATGCATCTTCGATGCAACCTATGATTTCAACGAAGATAATTTGATTTGCAACTTGGTCAAGTTACGCCTTCAGCGTATGGAAAACTTGACACAATTATGTCGAGATCCGCCCATGCAAGTTCTACGCTACCTTGAGAAACTAGAGGAACTTGAAATACAACATTGCATATGGTTATGTAACATATTTCCATCGGAATGTACGTTAAGAAATCTTAAGATCCTCAACTTATCAGATTGCGGGTCTGGTGAAGTGCTCTTCTCAGCATCTCTTGCTCAAAGTATGCAACAACTAGAACAACTAAAAATAAGTGGCTGCAATGAATTGAAACATATAATTGGTGCAAGTGGAAACGAACATAGTGGTTGTAATACAAATGAGGAAATAATTCCAACTCAAATGAACTCTCATTTTTTGATGACCAAACTAAGGGATGTTGACATTTTTAATTGTAAAAGTTTAGAGTCGATATTCCCAATTTGTTATGTCGAAGGACTTGCACAATTGCAAAAAATGTGTATATCACGTGCTCCTAAGCTGGAATATGTTTTGGTGAAAGTTATCAGGAACACCTTTCATCACACCAATACCAAAACCATGTCTTGCTTCCTCATTTGGAAGCTCTCAAACCGCTTTATCTTGACAATCTCGTTGGCATTGTGTCCAGAGAATTGTCAAGCAAAGTGGCCATCTCAATCTATGAAGATGCTAGTCATACTGGGATGTCCAAAATTGGCTATACCATGGTTCAATTTGAAGGATGATCAGAGACAACATCATCTGAAAGAA ATTTGGAGTTTCCAATGCCTTCAGCGTTTAACAGTAGGTGATTGTGATGAATTGAAATTTTTGCTCTCCATGGAAACACATGGAAGCCTACAAGAGTTGATGTACCTTCGCGTTTACGATTGTCAAGAATTGAAACAAATTGTTGCAGAAAATGAAGAACTTGTGCAGCTTCCTATTGCAGAATTGTATTTTTCAAAGCTAAAAGAAATAGAAGTCTATAACTGCAACAAGTTGAAAAGCCTTTTTCCTCTTTCAATGGTTACAATGCTTCCACAGTTAAGAACTCTTTACTTATCAAGAAGTTGCtgctaa
- the LOC123915193 gene encoding LOW QUALITY PROTEIN: TPR and ankyrin repeat-containing protein 1-like (The sequence of the model RefSeq protein was modified relative to this genomic sequence to represent the inferred CDS: inserted 2 bases in 1 codon), with the protein MHAFTQKLHYGTELTKLVSLVRDLKSFQELLLKNNKVLEELSLLQIRTNCLSLLRTLQVSLGNLNVPNDMTEESIKKFCLQTSSLIFSTASSSFMLHNVEMEPLDILVIDEAAQLKECESLIPLLLHNINHVILVGDELQLPAMLICEAAFGRSLFARLSKLGHPNHFLNIQYRMHQSNELEHLFEVSDEEHDNIHSLRSTFVLGRSGTGKTTVLTMKLFNMDESLNMYKEKEDSSTVDDGLVVRQLFVTVSPKLCQAVKHQVARMKRYVACGEEDIVDVDTSIQFKNIPDSFVNLPPNSYPLVITFQKFLMMLDGTVGPSYFNRFSDLSFESLGVRSVALETFIRKKEVTYDRFNAVYWXKMFDSSKVFTEIVSIIKGGQKSIDLVEGKLSRPDYFSLSKNRASSLSTDERNIIYDIYQSYEKMKMDKGDFDIADIVADLHQRLRNEKYEGDYIRFVYIDEVQDLTMSQIALFTYVCRNVESGFVFCGDTAQTIARGIDFRFEDIKSLFYSKFIPESEASAYNQGKDKAKTCILNQNFRTPSGVLKLSQSTIDLLSSFFPHSIDVLKPENSFIYGEAPVVLNCGSRKDAIVTIFGNTGHDGGKFVGFGAEQVILVRDDNARKEILNCIGKQALVLTILECKGLEFQDVLLYNFFGTSPLKNRWRVVYAYMDKQGLLEPNESKSFPSFSHSKHNTLCSDLKQLYVAITRTRQRLWICEEKEEYCTPMFDFWKKKCLVQFKELDDTFAQKMKVASSPEEWKSRGEKLYYESNYEMAMMCFERARDFYWEKKSEAAGLRETAKHLQDSNPEKANAIFRKAAGIFESIGMTESAAQCFSDLGDYEQAGKLYIVKGKEPDLKRAGDCFYLAGSYEMAFKAYTRGKFFSECLKVCAKSGTYEVGLSTLQEWKENEGGDRDWVNIEQKFRENCARSYFNKKDIKSMMKCIDDFHSKDFKRDFLRSLSLYDELLELEKKSCNYAEAIIIAKMMGNILCEVDLLEKMGNFYQAHELLIVYVLSNSLWSGGSNGWPLNPFTQKAELLERAMTSAKKFPSFRIELAQTEAGILSNKHVTNTELMDQLTCCRTNMGIRGEILCLWKLLDFHLRLNSKKFVWRDDIIASSNSMQSMIRNKEFSVRSLNDCWTCWKDIIFHMLQCLSNSEVKNNSHVIFALNYLGVQLNPHCHDLGYKYILLIPDANWVKKLGDEHVNKKGQLVYVDGKPLFSCAQRYWRSELSSVGMDVLHVLDALYKHSNGKAVSESWQIETLTAIFDVSMFLLELDIGYAHKNLRFLEKCRKNSVDNLTRLGKQQGIDF; encoded by the exons GTTGCATTACGGAACAGAACTTACAAAATTGGTTTCTCTTGTTCGCGACCTCAAATCATTTCAAGAGTTAttgttgaaaaataataaagtatTGGAAGAGCTCTCACTGCTGCAAATCAGAACCAATTGCCTGTCTCTATTAAGAACCCTTCAAGTTTCACTTGGTAATCTCAATGTGCCAAATGATATGACTGAAGAGTCAATCAAAAAGTTCTGTTTGCAAACATCTTCATTAATATTTTCAACAGCTTCTAGTTCCTTTATGCTGCACAATGTTGAGATGGAGCCACTCGACATTTTAGTGATAGATGAAGCTGCACAGTTGAAAGAGTGTGAATCATTGATACCTCTACTTCTTCATAACATAAACCATGTCATTCTTGTTGGAGATGAACTCCAGCTACCAGCAATG CTTATTTGCGAGGCTGCTTTCGGAAGAAGCTTATTTGCGAGGCTGAGCAAATTGGGTCATCCAAATCACTTCCTCAACATACAGTACCGGATGCATC AAAGTAATGAACTGGAACATCTGTTTGAAGTATCAGATGAAGAACATGACAACATACACTCTTTAAGGAGTACATTTGTACTTGGTCGCTCTGGTACTGGGAAAACCACTGTTTTGACCATGAAATTATTTAATATGGACGAATCGCTCAATATGTATAAAGAGAAAGAAGACAGCTCTACTGTTGATGACGGGCTTGTCGTACGCCAATTGTTTGTAACAGTGAGTCCTAAACTTTGCCAAGCAGTGAAACACCAGGTTGCTAGAATGAAAAGGTATGTAGCTTGT GGAGAGGAAGATATAGTTGATGTTGATACATCAATACAGTTTAAGAACATACCAGATTCTTTTGTTAATCTTCCCCCCAACTCATATCCACTTGTGATAACATTTCAGAAATTTCTAATGATGCTGGATGGGACTGTGGGGCCTTCTTATTTTAATAGATTTAGTGATCTATCTTTTGAGAGCCTAGGTGTAAGATCTGTTGCTTTGGAGACTTTTATAAGGAAGAAGGAAGTGACTTATGACAGGTTTAATGCAGTATATTG CAAAATGTTTGATTCATCAAAAGTTTTCACAGAAATTGTGTCTATTATAAAAGGGGGTCAGAAATCTATTGATCTTGTTGAAGGGAAGTTAAGTCGTCCGGATTATTTTTCCTTGTCTAAAAACCGAGCGTCCAGTTTAAGCACAGATGAAAGGAATATCATATATGATATCTATCAAAGTTATGAGAAAATGAAGATGGATAAAGGGGATTTTGATATTGCTGATATTGTTGCTGACTTGCATCAACGACTcagaaatgaaaaatatgagGGTGATTATATTCGCTTTGTATATATTGACGAAGTGCAAGATCTAACTATGAGTCAAATTGCTTTATTCACTTATGTGTGTCGAAATGTTGAAAGTGGTTTCGTTTTTTGTGGGGATACTGCACAAACCATAGCAAGGGGAATCGATTTTAGGTTCGAGGATATCAAATCTCTCTTTTACAGCAAGTTCATACCAGAATCAGAGGCAAGTGCTTACAACCAAGGAAAGGATAAAGCAAAAACATGTATCTTGAATCAGAACTTTAGGACTCCCTCTGGAGTGCTCAAGTTATCTCAGAGCACCATTGACCTTCTTTCCAGTTTTTTCCCTCATTCTATTGATGTTTTAAAGCCCGAGAACAGTTTTATATATGGAGAAGCTCCGGTTGTTCTTAATTGTGGAAGCAGAAAAGATGCTATTGTAACAATATTTGGCAACACTGGACATGATGGTGGGAAGTTTGTCGGATTTGGAGCTGAGCAAGTAATATTGGTACGTGATGATAATGCTCGGAAGGAAATTTTAAACTGTATTGGGAAACAAGCACTCGTTTTAACTATTTTGGAGTGCAAAGGACTTGAGTTTCAG GATGTATTGCTGTACAACTTTTTTGGCACTTCACCTTTGAAAAATAGATGGAGGGTGGTTTATGCTTATATGGATAAACAAGGTCTGTTGGAACCTAATGAATCCAAGTCTTTTCCAAGTTTCAGTCATTCCAAACACAATACTTTGTGTTCTGATCTGAAACAGTTATATGTTGCTATAACACGTACGAGACAAAGATTGTGGATATGTGAGGAAAAAGAAGAGTATTGCACACCTATGTTtgatttttggaaaaaaaagtgTCTGGTACAATTCAAAGAATTGGATGATACATTTGCTCAGAAAATGAAAGTTGCAAGTAGTCCAGAAGAATGGAAGTCGCGTGGCGAAAAG TTATATTATGAAAGTAACTATGAGATGGCAATGATGTGTTTTGAAAGAGCAAGAGACTTTTATTGGGAAAAAAAGTCTGAAGCTGCTGGTCTCAGGGAAACTGCAAAGCATTTACAAGACTCGAATCCGGAGAAAGCAAATGCAATCTTTAGGAAGGCTGCAGGAATTTTTGAAAGCATAGGAATGACTGAATCTGCTGCCCAATGCTTTTCTGATTTGGGGGATTATGAACAAGCTG GAAAACTTTACATTGTAAAAGGTAAAGAGCCAGATTTGAAAAGGGCCGGAGATTGTTTCTATTTAGCCGGTTCTTATGAAATGGCATTTAAAGCATACACTCGAGGAAAATTCTTCTCGGAATGTTTGAAAGTTTGTGCAAAAAGTGGAACGTATGAGGTTGGTCTGAGTACCTTGCAAGAGTGGAAAGAAAATGAAGGTGGTGACAGGGATTGGGTTAATATTGAGCAAAAATTTCGGGAGAATTGTGCTCGCagttattttaacaaaaaagatATCAAATCCATGATGAAATGTATTGATGATTTTCATTCGAAAGATTTCAAGCGTGATTTCTTAAGATCATTAAGCTTATATGATGAGCTTCTTGAATTAGAAAAGAAATCATGCAATTATGCGGAGGCGATAATTATTGCTAAGATGATGGGCAACATTCTTTGTGAGGTTGATTTGCTTGAAAAAATGGGTAACTTCTATCAAGCACACGAGCTTTTGATTGTTTATGTACTTTCAAATTCTCTTTGGTCCGGGGGAAGCAATGGATGGCCCTTAAATCCGTTTACACAGAAGGCCGAGCTTTTGGAAAGAGCGATGACATCTGCAAAGAAATTCCCGAGTTTCAGGATAGAACTTGCACAAACAGAAGCTGGAATACTATCAAATAAGCATGTCACAAATACTGAATTGATGGATCAGTTGACTTGTTGTCGGACAAATATGGGTATCAGAGGGGAAATATTATGTTTGTGGAAACTGCTGGATTTTCATTTGAGGCTGAACTCCAAAAAGTTTGTCTGGCGCGACGATATTATTGCTAGTTCAAATTCAATGCAATCTATGATTAGAAATAAGGAATTTTCTGTGAGGAGCCTGAATGATTGTTGGACATGTTGGAAGGATATCATATTTCACATGCTGCAATGCCTTTCAAATAGTGAAGTTAAGAATAATTCGCATGTGATATTTGCATTAAACTATTTGGGGGTTCAATTAAATCCGCATTGCCATGATCTAGGTTACAAATACATTTTGCTCATTCCTGATGCTAACTGGGTGAAAAAATTGGGTGATGAACATGTTAATAAGAAGGGCCAGCTAGTCTATGTTGATGGTAAACCTTTATTCTCTTGTGCTCAGAGATATTGGCGTTCAGAATTATCATCTGTTGGCATGGATGTCTTGCATGTCCTTGATGCACTCTACAAGCATTCAAATGGTAAAGCCGTTTCTGAATCTTGGCAAATAGAAACATTAACGGCAATCTTTGATGTGTCAATGTTTCTTCTCGAGTTGGATATTGGGTATGCCCACAAAAACTTGAGATTCCTAGAGAAATGCAGGAAAAATTCGGTTGACAATCTAACACGCCTTGGAAAGCAACAAGGAATAGACTTTTGA